From Halopenitus persicus:
TGAAAATCATCCGTCGGATTACGGATCGTCGGACGATATTAGAAGGTTTCAAAAAACATTATCTTGTCAAGAACGCCAAGGAAGGATTATCAGTATTTCTTTCTGATGGGATGACGCGATTTGCCGTCGTCGCGCTTCTCACTCTTATTGTGCTCGGAGTTTTCGGACCTGCAATTACTCCATATGATTATGATGAGCGTCAAGTCAATTCTGACGGAGAGTTACTTCGCCTCCAACCACCCTCTGCAGACTATCTCCTCGGTACCACACAGGGAGGATATGACGTCCTGTCTCGGATTCTGTACGGGGCCCGTCCCACACTCATCACTGGGTTTCTTGGCGGCCTGCTAATTGTAGGAATCGGATTGACGATAGGGGTTACAGCCGGATATTTCGGAGATACTGTCGACACCATTCTTATGCGATTTACAGACTTCGTATATGGTGTTCCACTTATACCGTTTGCCATCGTTCTCGTAACGTTCTTTGGTATTGGATTCTGGAGTACTATCGCGATCGTCGGTGGGATTCTATGGCGGGGGAACGCACGGGTATTCAGGTCCCAGGTATTGCAGATCAAGAGACGTCCTTACGTGAAAATATCACGCGCTTTGGGTGCAAACAGACGACACGTCACATTTACTCATATCTTACCAAATATGGGTGGTATGATCGTACTGTTCTTCGCTCTGGGGGTAGGATCTACCATTATCATAACTGCCTCTCTGGCATTCTTAGGAGTCACCAGTCCCTTCGTCCCCTCGTGGGGCGTGATGTTACGGAATGCGTATAATTCTGGGTTGATGACCGAAGCTTGGTGGTGGGCGTTACCACCGGGACTCCTTATCTCATTGACAGTGTTATCAACGTTCCTATTAGGGAGAGGGTACGAGCGCGTTCAAGAAGCAGATATGGGTGGTGTCCAATGAGCGAACCCCTTCTAGAAGTTAGCAATCTAGACATTCATTACTCGACGAGGCAATCGACTATTCATGCCGTGACTGATGCCTCGTTCGAGATCGCGGAAGAAGAGTATCACGGACTGGTTGGTGAGAGTGGTTCTGGAAAAAGTACGATTGCAAAATCTATCGTGGGGGCCCTTGATTCGAATGGTGAGGTGGTAGATGGCAAAATAAAATATCGCGGGGAAGAGATACAGAGTTATTCCGAGAAACAACTGAACGAAGAGATTCGTTGGAAAGAGATATCTGTGATTCCGCAACAGGCGATGAATAGTTTGGACCCTGTGATGCGGATCAGCGATCAAGCCGTCGAACTGGCAGATACACACACGAACTGGAGTAAACAAAAAACACTCGAAGAACTTAGAGAACTATTCGATACTGTTGGTCTTCCACCATCGCGAATTAACAACTACCCCCATCAGTTCTCAGGCGGTATGCAACAGCGAGTTGTGATAGCACTCGCACTTTTATTGAAACCATCCTTAATTATCGCTGACGAGCCAACGACTGCACTTGACGTGATAATGCAGGACCAAATAATGGAGTATATCAACCGTTTGAAATCTGAATTCGGCGTTAGTATGCTATTTATTACTCATGATATCGCGGTTATCAATGAAAACTGTGACCGTATTAGCGTTCTTCATGGAGGGCAAGTCGCCGAAACCGGCAGCGTTACCGATGTGTATGATCGACCACGTCACCCATATACAATTCTACTACGGAACGCGTTTCCCGATCTTAGATCACCCGACAAGCAGCTCAGTGTTATAGAAGGGAGTCCACCCAAACTCCACGATAAGGTGACCCAATGTACGTTCGCTGATCGGTGTCCCTGGAGTGTTGACGAATGCTACAAAGAAGCCCCACCGTTGGAACAGGTCACGGAAGGTGATCAGCACGTCACGTCATGCATTCGAAGCGACGAGATTCCACAATTAGCGGAGGACTTTGGGGAAGAAAGTAGAAAAGACAACGCGTCAGAACTTGCAAGAACGGAGGGACAAGAATGAACGATATGCCCATACTCGAAGTGAAAGATCTCGACAAGTACTACAGTCAAACGACTAACGTAATCGAATCGGTGAGGACTCGTCTCCGTGGGGAAGATGTTCCTCCAATTCGTGCTGTTGATAGCGTAAATCTCCGCCTAGAGACTGATGAAGTCCAGGGGATTGTGGGTGAAAGTGGCTGTGGGAAATCGACGCTGCTTGCAACTCTAATGAACTTGGAGGAACCAACGAGTGGGGAGATATATTTTGACGGTACACCCGTCTCTGAATTCAATAAACAGGACTGGAAAGAATTCCGACGTCGTGTACAGATTATCTTACAGGATCCGTTCAATTCGATGAATCCTAAGCTGTCCGTACGCGAGACTCTCGCAGAGCCACTTAACATCCATGGAATGAGCGTTGATGAGGAACGACTCCTTGAGAGTCTTGAAAAGGTTGATCTATTACCGCCAGAGAACTTTATCGATCGCCGTGAAAGGGAACTCTCTGGGGGTGAAAAACAACGAGTATCGATCGCCCGTGCGCTCGTTACTAATCCTGATCTGATTTTGGCTGATGAACCAGTTTCAATGCTCGACGTCTCGACACAGGCTTCGATTCTCGATCTAATGAATGATCTTACAGACTCTCTGGGAGTTTCTATGCTGTACATTTCCCATGACCTAGCGACCGTTCCATATATTTGTGACCGGGTGAATGTAATGTACCTTGGCAGGATCGTCGAAAGTTCTCCAACCGATGAAATCATCTCCAATCCGAAACATCCCTACACCCAAGCTCTAATAAATGCTGCCCCAATACCTGATCCACACTATCAGAGGGAACGTACCCAACTATCGGGACAACCACCGAAACCGAAAGATATTGGTCAAGGATGTCGGTTCAAAAATCGGTGTCCGGACCGGATGGAGATCTGCAATAAACGCCCTGATCTGATTGATTTGGAAGAAGACTCGGAGTCGCAAGTAGCGTGCCACCTTTACTACAACCACGAACTACGAGACGAGGAAAGAGGAGAACGGTCTGATGTCGTTCCAGGAGGTGTAGAGCAATGAGCCGTGCCACCTATTATATCAAACGCACGCTCATCTCGATCCTCCTAATCTTACTTATTATAACGGGGCTGTTTTTGTTTTTCCGACTTATGCCAGGGAGCTATATCGATGTCATTGCTCAATCTGGGGCATCAGCGGAGCAACTCGAGGCGATTCGAGAGCGCTGGGGGCTTAATCAGCCACTTTACGTCCAGTGGTATAAATATATGATAAACGTGCTTGCGGGAGATTTTGGAACCTCTAGGGCATACGGAGTTCCCGTTATCGAACTGGTCATTCCACGGCTTCTAAATTCATTTATCCTTGTTGGCCCAGCCATAACTGTCGCCTACATCCTCGGCTCGGTTTACGGCCTCTTCCTAGGGAATAGCAAGAACTCACTTCTAGAAAAGTACGGAATTGTTCCTCCAACAATCTTCGGTACGACTCCGGACTTCTTCATTGCTATCGTGTTAATCTTTATTTTTTCAGGAGTATTGGGTATCTTACCCGCTCAGGGAATGGTTTCAAGTCAAACTTCATTGGAGCTCAGCGAAAGCGGCTCTATGTTTTCCACATACGGTACTATGGATTTCTGGATCCACTACATACTTCCATTCTGTGCTATTGTTTTACGGTACCTCTATTATCCGTCGATGATTATGCGATCTAGCGTTGTTGAGGTTAGTGGCCAGGACTTTATGTATTATCACAGACTAAAGGGAATTCCTAAGCTTCGGAGATTTAGCCATCTAATGCGGCATGCCTCGCTTCCCGTTCTTACTTTATTTCCCGTTACTATGAGTCGAGCTATCAGTGGTCTCGTACTCGTAGAAGTTGTATTCAATTGGCCAGGTATCGGGTCGCTCGTAGTTGAGTCGGTTCTACTGCGAGATACACCCGTCGTTCAATTCGTATTCATACTTGTTGCAGTATGGGTGATTCTGGGCAATTATCTTGTTGACGTGCTCTACGGGATTATCGATCCCCGGATCTCAATAGAAGGAGAGAAGGGCTAATACTGACGGCTGAATCTTTTTGCAACAGGAACACGTTATCTCGATATGGTTTCCCTCGACGACATATCTACTGACGGCTACTGCCAGGTCTTGTCGGAAGCTGGAAGATGTTACTGAACGCGATGGATCACTGCTGGATGGCTCTCACGCTGGCTTAACCGACTCGAACGGCTTGCCGGCGAGCCATTGAGGGGTTTTCTACGACGAACACCGTTCTGGGGGCCGTCCAAGTTCCCTGACGAACAGTATGAGCGGTTCATTGAGACACTCCACGACTCACCCGAAGAAGTTGGACTAGGCGCACCCGCGTGGTCGGTTCCACTAACCCGTCACTAACTCGCCAAGGAATTCGACGTTAGTACTGTGAACGCCACGCACAATGACTGATATCGGGGCTGTCCTGTCTTCCAGGACAGCCTGGCCGGTGTTACTACAAATCCGACGAACGGGTACAAGATGCCTGGCAAGAAGGCTTCAAAAGAAGCGCGACAACTTGGACGACGAATACACAGTCCTGACGGTTGATCAGACTCGACAGGTTCTCTCGACGCTGATCTATGCGTGGTCTCCCGATGGAGAGCGCCCGTCACTGGGTGTGATTGGCGCGTGGGAGAGCATTAAACTGCTCGGTGCAATGAGTGACCGCGGTGAGACATTCTTACTATCCTGTGCTGACAACTTCAACAGCGACACGACGATCCTTTTACTCGATGCACTCCAGAAAGAGTTCGGCGAGAAAATCTGCGTCGTGTTGGACAACGCCTCGTATTTCACGGCGAACGCAGTGCGGGTATTTGTCGAAGACATACCGATTGAATTGGTTACTCCCGCGGGGTTCACCGGAGCTGAACCCCACGGAAGAGTGCTGGAGACAACTCGATCAAGAACTTGGAAACCGTTCGTTCGAGACGCTTGACGATCTTCGTGATACTGCTCTCTGTACTCAACCGAATCAAAGTTCCAGATGTCTTTACGTATTTATGTCCGTGATATGAGTAGCGGCGACAGCTGAATACTATTCCGTCTTTAGCTTTGATTAGAGGATCGTGTGCGAGATTCAGCGTAATCAGGTGAATGAATATGGACGCCGCCGTTCGCGGGGACAATAGCTCCGGTCGTAAACGCTGCTTCGTCCGAAGCTAAAAACGCGACCATTGCAGCGATATCGCTGGGTTCTGCAAATTCAGGAGTGAGGTAATGGCGTTTCAATGCTTTGAGTGACTCGTTGTGAGTTGTAGTGCCGTTCTGTAATCGCTTGGTTTTGGTGATGCCTGGGACGACAGCATTACATCGAATACCTTCCTTCCCATAGCGGGTTGCGATATACCGCGTCAGATGGTTGAGTGCTGCCTTTGAAACGCCATATGCTGGTCGGACGTAGTAAGCGTACAGCGACGAACTTGAAGAGGTATTGATAATCGAACCACCATTCTGTTCAAGCATTACAGGAATCGCGTGTTTGGAACAAAGCATCGGCCCTCGGAGATTTACTGCCATCATACGGTCCCAGAATTCGATGTCCATCTCATCGATTGCTTTATCAGATTTATTGAGATCCATCGCCGCTGCATTGTTGTGTAAAATGTCGATACCACTATAGGTTTCTACTGTTTCTTCAACGAGCGATTCAACGCTTTGCTCATCAGCCACATCCGTCTTGATCCACGTTGCCTGTCCACCACTAGCCTCGATTATGCGAACGGTCTCTTGGCCTGTTTTGCTGGTTCGATTTGCAACGACTACCTTCGCGCCCTCCCTTCCGAATCGTTTCGCGGTAGCCCTTCCAATCCCGCTTCCCGCGCCTGTAATAATTGCAACTTTATCTTGGAGTCCTTTCATAACAAATGATCTATGTCGTCCTATAAGTATGTTTCAGTAGCCTATAAATTTCCTGTGAGAGGGTTTTATATCTAATACACATACGAGACTCCTGATCAGATGGGTATGTCGGATTCGTTGATTGGTACGTCGTATTCTGAAACAAAACCGCGTCTCGGTGATCTAGCTATGTGGTTCTACGGGCGTTATCTACAGTCGTGTTTAGTTTGTAGCATTGTGCCAGACGGCGAAGGTGTGTAACCACGTTTCAGCTGTGCTTGGATCAACGTGGCTAAAACAGTTTGAGAACGAAGAGGTGCGTCGTTTTATCTCACGGAAGATACGTTCGACGCTGTTACGATTTCCGTGGCGTTCGTATCTGAAATCGAGGCCGTGTCGTTGGAGCGCGGTTTGCAACCAATCCGCATCATCGACAAGAAATAGCGTGTCATCAACATCGTGTTTCTCACGGAGCTCTCTGAGAAAGATCTCAGTTACTGCAGTCGTATACGTGGAAAAGAGCCGAATATGAAGGAAGTGGTTTGTAGATGGATCGACCGCCGCGTACAACCAGTACTGCTGATCATTGATTCGGATCACGCTCTCATCAACCGCCACTTGTTCCGGATTGGCACCTCCGTCAAGTTGCAGATCGGCTTTCTGTACCCAATCGTGGACGGCTTTTCGGCTGCGTGTGACACCCAACTTATCAAGAATCGAGATGGTATTCGAAAGTGAGAGACCAGCAACGTGAAGTTGAATACCAAGCTTCATCGCCGATCGGGGTGTCCGCTCGCGCTCCACAAAATCCAAATCGATCCAGTCGCAACCACCGCTGAGGCGTGTGATTTCGGGCATAGACCACTCAGAAATCATCACGCCTCACTTTTCATAGTTAACTAAACACGACTTTATCTACTATAGTAGACATTAGAAATAATTGCTCACTTTTGGAAGCGACAGCTGGTCAAGAGCGGTATCGATCGCCGTCGTGAGTTCATCGAGCGAGTCAAAGAATCGGTTGCTCAGAGCGTCCTGGAGTTGTCGCCAGCACTCTTCGACAGGATTGAGTTCCGGCGAATACGCAGGCAACGTGACGAAGGCGAGGTCGTCACGGGCCGCCAGCTCCGTGACGGCCGACGCCTGGAAGTACGGCGCTCCGTCTAACACAACGATCAAATCTTCTTCAAATTCTTTGCATAACGCGAGAATGAAATGTTTCGCGTGGTCGGCGGTAACGTACTCGGTGAACCGTGAGAAAAAGCAGTCACCGTTTTCGGTGACTGCGCCGAGTAGACACGTCCAGTCACGTTGGCCAGAGAGTTCGACGCTCGGCCGCGTGCCGCGCGGAAACCACGCGGCACGCGGCTCGACCTGGACGGATTTCTTGGTCTGATCGATACAGACTACTGTGGCGTCCATCTCCGCTCGCTTTTTTTAATTTCGTCGTGGAACTCCTCTTGGTCGGATTCCTCAGATTCAGCGGCTGTACGTCGAGGTTTTTGATAGCTGAGTCCAGCTTCTTTCAGCAACCGCCGACAACTCGGGTAAGAGTACTCAACGCCGTAGGTTTCTTCGAGAAAATCTTGGACGAGCGCCGGCGTCCACGCCGGCGCGTCGATCCCGACTTCCTCGGGGGGTTCGTGAACAGTTCGTTCGAACTCTTGTTGCTGTGATTCTGAGAGCTTTCGTTTTCTCCCAGATCGATGAGCATCAGAAACAGCGTGCTCAAACGGTTCGTCTGTATCAAGTCGCATCAACCAGCTGTAGATCGTTCTTCGCCCAGTGTCGTGCCACTCTGCAAGTTCGGTCTGCGTTACACCGTTCTTGTACGCGATCGCGGCTAACAACCGTTGAGTCGGCTTGTTTCCGTCAACATTGTCGAGGGCGTCTTGGAGTTCTTCGACGGAGATCTCGTCGAGATGATCCATTGAGTATAGCAACAATTTCTGAGCGGAAAGTTCTAACGATTACTATAGTTCGTGAGTTCGTGTCCGACCAATAAAGTCAGTTCTTATGAAGCCCTCGGTGGTTTTTTATGAACGCACACTGATTATGTTTTTAAAGAATTTCGTATGTCGAAAAGTAGAAAACTAATATCAGATCGATGTTAATTTAAATACTTCATAATCAAATCCCTCGATGGAAGATACAGAAACTCTTGATGGGAATCGTGAAGTTCTAAAAGATACCACGCTTCAATTACTACTCCTAGCAGCGTTGATTCCATCCTTAGGAGTGACACTTATTTCACCAATTCTCGACACTCTTATAACTCCTTTTGGGGTCACTCCAAATAAAATTGGATTGGTTGTCACATATATGTATGCCCCAGCGATCATCTTGATCCCGGTAAGCGGTTTTCTCATCGATCGTTTTGGACGAAAGCCAATTTTAGTCACCGGCCTGTTTTTGTTTGGTCTTGGGGGGACAGCAATCGCACTGACTACGAATTTCACTTATATTCTACTATTTCGTGCGGTTCAAGGAATCGGCTATTCCGGTACAATACCAGTGATAATTACTGTGATTGGCGATTTGTATTCAAACAAAAACCAGACAGCAGCTCAAGGGTACAGAATGGCAGTATCTGGCCTTTCTCAAGTCATATTTCCCGTAATTGCAACATTTCTCGTAGTTATTGCATGGCAATTACCATTTATGATTTACTCCATTGCAATCATCATAGCTATTTATGTCTACTTCAAACTCGAGATACCTGTATTAAACGCCGAACAGAATGTATCCGAGAAGATATCGACCCGCTTGAGCGCTCGCTTCTTCTCATCTTACTCTATTGACCGGAAAGTGGGTTTGACGATGATTGCAAACTCCTTTATTTATGTTCCATTCATAGCATTTCTTACGTATAATTCGATCATAGTGGTCAGAGGAATTGGTGGCACAGCAACAGTTGCCGGAATTTTGGTCTCCACATTTAGTATTATCTATGCCGTCACGGCTTCACAATCAGGTCGGATTTCGACATTTTTCCCTCACCGGATCTGGCTGTTGATAGCTGGCAATGTATTTTTAGGCTCCGGAATCACTCTATTTGCGCTCTCATCTGGTATATTTGTTGCCGCAATTGCGGTTGCTATTCTTGGTATTGGATTTGGGACACTCT
This genomic window contains:
- a CDS encoding ABC transporter ATP-binding protein, yielding MSEPLLEVSNLDIHYSTRQSTIHAVTDASFEIAEEEYHGLVGESGSGKSTIAKSIVGALDSNGEVVDGKIKYRGEEIQSYSEKQLNEEIRWKEISVIPQQAMNSLDPVMRISDQAVELADTHTNWSKQKTLEELRELFDTVGLPPSRINNYPHQFSGGMQQRVVIALALLLKPSLIIADEPTTALDVIMQDQIMEYINRLKSEFGVSMLFITHDIAVINENCDRISVLHGGQVAETGSVTDVYDRPRHPYTILLRNAFPDLRSPDKQLSVIEGSPPKLHDKVTQCTFADRCPWSVDECYKEAPPLEQVTEGDQHVTSCIRSDEIPQLAEDFGEESRKDNASELARTEGQE
- a CDS encoding oligopeptide/dipeptide ABC transporter ATP-binding protein; protein product: MNDMPILEVKDLDKYYSQTTNVIESVRTRLRGEDVPPIRAVDSVNLRLETDEVQGIVGESGCGKSTLLATLMNLEEPTSGEIYFDGTPVSEFNKQDWKEFRRRVQIILQDPFNSMNPKLSVRETLAEPLNIHGMSVDEERLLESLEKVDLLPPENFIDRRERELSGGEKQRVSIARALVTNPDLILADEPVSMLDVSTQASILDLMNDLTDSLGVSMLYISHDLATVPYICDRVNVMYLGRIVESSPTDEIISNPKHPYTQALINAAPIPDPHYQRERTQLSGQPPKPKDIGQGCRFKNRCPDRMEICNKRPDLIDLEEDSESQVACHLYYNHELRDEERGERSDVVPGGVEQ
- a CDS encoding ABC transporter permease, which translates into the protein MSRATYYIKRTLISILLILLIITGLFLFFRLMPGSYIDVIAQSGASAEQLEAIRERWGLNQPLYVQWYKYMINVLAGDFGTSRAYGVPVIELVIPRLLNSFILVGPAITVAYILGSVYGLFLGNSKNSLLEKYGIVPPTIFGTTPDFFIAIVLIFIFSGVLGILPAQGMVSSQTSLELSESGSMFSTYGTMDFWIHYILPFCAIVLRYLYYPSMIMRSSVVEVSGQDFMYYHRLKGIPKLRRFSHLMRHASLPVLTLFPVTMSRAISGLVLVEVVFNWPGIGSLVVESVLLRDTPVVQFVFILVAVWVILGNYLVDVLYGIIDPRISIEGEKG
- a CDS encoding SDR family NAD(P)-dependent oxidoreductase, whose translation is MKGLQDKVAIITGAGSGIGRATAKRFGREGAKVVVANRTSKTGQETVRIIEASGGQATWIKTDVADEQSVESLVEETVETYSGIDILHNNAAAMDLNKSDKAIDEMDIEFWDRMMAVNLRGPMLCSKHAIPVMLEQNGGSIINTSSSSSLYAYYVRPAYGVSKAALNHLTRYIATRYGKEGIRCNAVVPGITKTKRLQNGTTTHNESLKALKRHYLTPEFAEPSDIAAMVAFLASDEAAFTTGAIVPANGGVHIHSPDYAESRTRSSNQS
- a CDS encoding IS6 family transposase gives rise to the protein MPEITRLSGGCDWIDLDFVERERTPRSAMKLGIQLHVAGLSLSNTISILDKLGVTRSRKAVHDWVQKADLQLDGGANPEQVAVDESVIRINDQQYWLYAAVDPSTNHFLHIRLFSTYTTAVTEIFLRELREKHDVDDTLFLVDDADWLQTALQRHGLDFRYERHGNRNSVERIFREIKRRTSSFSNCFSHVDPSTAETWLHTFAVWHNATN
- a CDS encoding IS630 family transposase (programmed frameshift) yields the protein MDHLDEISVEELQDALDNVDGNKPTQRLLAAIAYKNGVTQTELAEWHDTGRRTIYSWLMRLDTDEPFEHAVSDAHRSGRKRKLSESQQQEFERTVHEPPEEVGIDAPAWTPALVQDFLEETYGVEYSYPSCRRLLKEAGLSYQKPRRTAAESEESDQEEFHDEIKKKRAEMDATVVCIDQTKKSVQVEPRAAWFPRGTRPSVELSGQRDWTCLLGAVTENGDCFFSRFTEYVTADHAKHFILALCKEFEEDLIVVLDGAPYFQASAVTELAARDDLAFVTLPAYSPELNPVEECWRQLQDALSNRFFDSLDELTTAIDTALDQLSLPKVSNYF
- a CDS encoding MFS transporter produces the protein MEDTETLDGNREVLKDTTLQLLLLAALIPSLGVTLISPILDTLITPFGVTPNKIGLVVTYMYAPAIILIPVSGFLIDRFGRKPILVTGLFLFGLGGTAIALTTNFTYILLFRAVQGIGYSGTIPVIITVIGDLYSNKNQTAAQGYRMAVSGLSQVIFPVIATFLVVIAWQLPFMIYSIAIIIAIYVYFKLEIPVLNAEQNVSEKISTRLSARFFSSYSIDRKVGLTMIANSFIYVPFIAFLTYNSIIVVRGIGGTATVAGILVSTFSIIYAVTASQSGRISTFFPHRIWLLIAGNVFLGSGITLFALSSGIFVAAIAVAILGIGFGTLSSLFRSVIADMVSREKRGRIIGLNESLTVFIFTFTPVGFSLSSNLFRPELPRVEALRLIMVLSGIFLPGVGIVLILYAYRDLFKRDSAS